One Cryptomeria japonica chromosome 9, Sugi_1.0, whole genome shotgun sequence genomic window carries:
- the LOC131071010 gene encoding F-box/FBD/LRR-repeat protein At5g56420-like — protein sequence MGALCSFPIPHSNCRHKLRESKTSAGTRLMVRASATDRLSALSDDVLLNHILSKISYRDVVRSSLLSQRWRFLWRKIPILKFCSEDFEKQKDDKIQAIINNALLHLDARLHNLCLQVALDDPKAVDLNNWIRLAAEKQVERMELQITRRYRKTRFKASSIAELGDSIFRCDNLTTIIVNNIDFPKVPTNFGILRSLKTIYCVDIWNVDDAMFEGFMDLCPHLQNLMISGCFGLKNLNLRSSNLTYLNLGILRPDISLEIACPRLMEISLMDYGPFTGLKLLQGISRAESVKKIVLQNYNTGNAVNRGIPSVTVLNSFPMLEELTIHGQCFQEMISGEISVAEVTLPNLKMVHAHIGADKGGQAVIFLGFLLKNGPLCVTRVFLPKRCPRIMRNKLIDLEKDISKSRLFTATGRWPMNPTDTCDLCDHYRV from the exons ATGGGCGCTCTCTGTAGTTTCCCCATTCCGCATAGTAATTGCAGACACAAGCTAAGAGAAAGTAAGACATCAGCAGGGACAAGGTTAATGGTAAGAGCATCCGCAACAGATAGGTTATCTGCATTATCAGATGATGTTCTTTTAAATCATATTTTGTCAAAGATTTCTTACAGAGATGTTGTACGGTCTTCCCTACTCTCGCAAAGATGGCGATTCTTGTGGAGGAAAATACCCATCCTCAAATTTTGTAGCGAAGATTTTGAGAAACAAAAGGATGACAAAATACAGGCCATAATTAACAATGCTCTGCTCCACCTGGATGCTCGTCTTCACAATTTGTGTCTTCAAGTTGCCTTGGATGATCCAAAGGCTGTCGATCTGAACAATTGGATTCGTCTTGCAGCTGAAAAACAGGTGGAACGCATGGAACTACAAATCACTCGTAGATATCGAAAGACGAGGTTTAAAGCTTCTTCCATCGCGGAGCTTGGGGACTCTATTTTTAGGTGTGACAACCTCACCACCATAATAGTGAATAACATCGATTTTCCCAAGGTACCCACTAATTTTGGGATTTTGCGATCATTGAAAACAATTTATTGTGTGGATATTTGGAATGTGGATGATGCTATGTTTGAAGGATTCATGGACTTGTGCCCACATCTTCAAAATTTGATGATTTCCGGTTGTTTCGGGTTGAAAAACTTGAATTTACGTTCTTCCAATCTCACGTACCTAAATCTAGGAATTCTAAGACCTGATATATCTCTGGAGATAGCTTGCCCGCGCTTGATGGAAATCAGCCTTATGGATTATGGGCCATTCACAGGGCTTAAATTACTACAAGGAATTTCAAGAGCGGAATCTGTTAAAAAAATTGTTCTTCAAAATTACAATACAGGCAATGCCGTTAATCGAGGAATTCCCAGTGTTACTGTTCTTAACAGTTTTCCTATGCTTGAAGAGTTGACAATACATGGCCAGTGTTTCCAG GAGATGATATCAGGTGAGATTTCAGTAGCAGAGGTGACATTGCCAAATTTGAAGATGGTGCATGCTCATATTGGGGCAGATAAGGGTGGACAGGCGGTGATTTTTCTTGGTTTTCTTCTTAAAAATGGTCCATTATGTGTAACAAGGGTTTTTCTTCCTAAACGCTGCCCTAGAATCATGAGAAACAAATTGATCGATttggaaaaggatatctcaaaatCAAGGTTGTTCACTGCCACAGGAAGATGGCCAATGAATCCAACAGACACTTGTGACTTGTGTGATCATTACAGAGTTTAG